One window of Triplophysa rosa linkage group LG8, Trosa_1v2, whole genome shotgun sequence genomic DNA carries:
- the ca14 gene encoding carbonic anhydrase 14 — translation MTADGERRRKEKMNGAVGQSEWAELFPDCGGSSQSPINVDTSRTVHDPTLLPVEPLGYNQPGNKPFTLFNNGHTVQMTLPRWMGVAGLPWHYSAVQLHLHWGNGVGVATGSEHTINGRSSSAELHVVHYNTELYSNMSEAKTHGDGLAVLGVVIEAGEEVNHAYSSILNYLGRIKYAGQKVAIAAFDVRSLLPDDLSRYFRYNGSLTTPPCFQSVLWTLFYERVQISHSQLMKLETVLYSSKAEAAEPSALQDNYRVTQPVNNRTVLSSFIPVSIQIYTAGEIAAIVIGSLCGCVGLAVIIRLIVKSIRN, via the exons ATGACTGCCGATGGAGAGAGGAGACGGAAAGAAAAAATGAATG GTGCTGTGGGGCAGTCAGAGTGGGCTGAGCTTTTTCCTGACTGCGGTGGCTCCAGTCAATCACCTATAAATGTGGACACGTCCCGTACAGTGCACGATCCTACACTACTTCCTGTAGAGCCCCTGGGATATAACCAACCTGGAAATAAGCCCTTCACTCTTTTTAATAATGGTCACACAG TTCAGATGACATTGCCACGTTGGATGGGCGTGGCTGGGTTACCATGGCATTACAGTGCCGTACAGCTGCACCTGCACTGGGGTAATGGAGTGGGCGTGGCCACAGGAAGTGAACACACTATTAATGGACGGAGCTCTTCAGCAGAG CTCCATGTTGTACACTACAACACAGAGTTATACTCTAACATGTCAGAGGCAAAGACCCATGGGGATGGCCTGGCCGTGTTAGGGGTAGTGATCGAGGCAG GTGAGGAAGTTAATCATGCATATAGTAGTATTCTCAACTATCTGGGTCGTATCAAATATGCAG GTCAGAAAGTGGCTATCGCTGCGTTTGATGTACGCTCGCTGCTGCCCGACGACTTGAGCCGATATTTCCGTTACAATGGCTCGCTCACCACCCCACCTTGCTTCCAGAGCGTCCTTTGGACACTATTTTATGAGAGGGTTCAAATCTCTCACTCACAg CTAATGAAATTAGAGACGGTGCTGTACTCCAGTAAGGCAGAAGCGGCCGAGCCCTCAGCGCTACAGGACAACTATCGCGTCACTCAACCAGTTAACAACAGAACTGTCCTGTCCTCTTTCATTCCTG TTTCAATTCAGATTTACACAGCAG GTGAAATCGCAGcgattgtgatcggatctctgTGCGGATGTGTAGGGTTGGCTGTTATCATTCGCTTAATTGTGAAAAGTATTCG
- the LOC130558130 gene encoding circadian-associated transcriptional repressor-like, with protein sequence MQSPGRTSSQPSQDLLSSNDSILFSDRDVFQLEDESCETRSAQSIHSNRSVYSVDGETTISGSQWACDGFSESSDPKRSKEGKAKERTEGDILFARKCLELQGFVRPLLELLNGLKKGRFDKGLSSFQQSVAMDRIQRIVGVLQKPHIGEKYLPTLMQIEVMLKLWFPQVTPQVSSTPNPADLSPRDISIQSSSNTTPPHKHKDQLHIPVKKRRLSWSDTDTPSSSPPAVCKRSNVKGCEEQLQWPYFDGGEGSSGTPPPSSQTNQSERRQGETSKHKILQWSGSNLTWVHVAPIFSPPKSGPSHKGGAKERGSSYVLLTSRSSPATQDSSISSTTPFSEPAGSPCKHVTSGTASALQGRVQTPPITVKPSCLVQQSPLQA encoded by the exons ATGCAGTCCCCAGGAAGAACCTCCTCTCAGCCCTCACAGGATTTGTTGAGCTCCAATGACAGCATCCTGTTCAGTGATCGGGACGTCTTCCAGTTGGAGGACGAGTCATGCGAAACCCGTTCGGCTCAGTCCATTCACTCTAACAGAAGTGTTTACAGTGTGGACGGAGAGACCACGATTTCTGGATCTCAGTGGGCGTGTGACGGGTTCAGTGAATCCAGTGACCCTAAGAGGTCCAAAGAAGGGAAAGCCAAAGAGAGAACGGAAGGAGACATTCTATTTGCACGGAAG tgCTTAGAGCTACAGGGGTTTGTCAGACCTCTGCTGGAGCTTCTCAATGGACTGAAGAAAGGACGATTTGACAAAG GCCTGAGCAGTTTTCAACAGAGTGTCGCAATGGACAGAATTCAAAGGATTGTCGGAGTCTTGCAGAAACCACATATTGG AGAGAAGTACTTACCAACTTTAATGCAGATAGAGGTGATGTTAAAGCTTTGGTTTCCTCAAGTGACTCCTCAAGTTTCTTCGACACCAAACCCTGCTGACCTTTCACCTCGGGACATTTCCATCCAAAGCAGCAGCAATACCACACCCCCACACAAGCACAAAGACCAGCTACATATTCCTGTCAAG AAGCGAAGGCTGAGCTGGTCTGACACAGACACACCGTCCTCTTCACCTCCTGCAGTGTGTAAGCGGTCGAATGTCAAAGGCTGTGAAGAGCAACTTCAGTGGCCATATTTTGACGGAGGGGAGGGCTCTTCGGGGACTCCTCCCCCTTCCTCACAGACAAACCAATCTGAAAGGAGACAAGGTGAAACATCAAAGCACAAGATCCTCCAGTGGTCCGGTTCCAATTTGACATGGGTGCACGTCGCTCCCATCTTCTCCCCCCCAAAGTCAGGACCTTCTCATAAAGGCGGAGCTAAAGAGAGAGGGAGCAGCTACGTCCTCCTCACCAGCAGGAGCAGCCCGGCCACGCAGGACAGCTCCATCTCCTCCACGACACCTTTCTCAGAGCCAGCTGGCAGTCCATGCAAGCATGTCACATCGGGGACTGCGAGTGCTTTGCAAGGGCGTGTTCAGACCCCACCGATCACAGTGAAGCCTTCATGTCTGGTACAGCAAAGCCCTTTACAAGCCTGA